A section of the Methanoregula formicica SMSP genome encodes:
- a CDS encoding TIGR00725 family protein — translation MKEQKSIAVIGDANIREDSEKYLLAEKIGRSLIDNGYRLVTGGLGGVMEAASKGARSSPRYKHGDIVGILPGSDPGDANVYVDICIPTGLDLARNLIVANADAVIAIGGGAGTLAEMANAWALNRLIIACRVDGWSGKLADQKIDSRTRYPDIPDDRIYGVTSDQEVIQCLKKLPRYNKRHKQVKRRESV, via the coding sequence ATGAAGGAACAAAAATCAATTGCCGTTATCGGGGATGCAAACATTCGGGAGGATTCTGAAAAATATCTTCTCGCCGAAAAGATTGGGCGGAGTCTTATTGATAATGGATACCGGTTGGTAACAGGAGGCCTCGGGGGTGTAATGGAAGCGGCATCAAAAGGAGCACGAAGCTCCCCTCGTTACAAACATGGTGATATTGTCGGAATTCTTCCCGGCAGTGATCCTGGTGATGCGAATGTCTATGTCGATATTTGTATTCCTACCGGTCTGGATCTCGCACGAAATCTAATTGTCGCGAATGCGGATGCGGTCATTGCAATTGGCGGGGGGGCCGGTACACTGGCGGAGATGGCAAATGCCTGGGCTTTGAATCGGCTGATAATTGCGTGTCGGGTTGATGGATGGAGCGGAAAACTTGCCGATCAGAAAATTGACTCTCGGACCCGCTATCCTGATATTCCTGATGACCGTATTTATGGTGTAACTTCTGATCAGGAAGTTATCCAATGTCTGAAAAAGCTACCCCGCTATAACAAACGGCATAAACAAGTGAAAAGAAGAGAATCTGTTTGA
- a CDS encoding AbrB/MazE/SpoVT family DNA-binding domain-containing protein, which yields MPDTTLVKVSSKGLVTLPKKIRSDLGINDGDYLTISSDKDKIIFRKARIEIDYENPDDAWKEHAHRRLAHD from the coding sequence ATGCCTGACACAACGCTGGTCAAGGTATCATCCAAGGGGCTCGTCACCCTTCCGAAAAAGATCCGGTCGGATCTCGGTATCAATGACGGGGATTACCTTACTATCTCCTCGGATAAGGACAAGATTATCTTCCGGAAAGCCCGGATCGAGATCGATTACGAGAACCCGGACGATGCGTGGAAGGAACACGCACACCGAAGGCTGGCGCATGACTGA
- a CDS encoding histidine phosphatase family protein, with translation MKAGAYVLALLDEAPLNKKTIVLIRHSKRDSFGGIPDHLRDTVGINPEGVQMAREFGKSIRQVAPKKLLLLGHTVAKRCEMTACSIQEGFSSLNQTRVLGCEPEIKSPVVNLDNLVKLRNEFGWQGLIQQWLRSELPEDTIWNPRKYTDEVVGKLLTYPTVQPGDLLVVVAHDITLFPLVFTVFGKNVKAIEFLNGIVISANSDNAEIQFKNAEYSFRTERRIS, from the coding sequence ATGAAAGCTGGCGCCTATGTTCTTGCTCTTCTCGATGAGGCCCCCCTTAATAAAAAAACGATTGTCCTCATACGTCATTCAAAAAGGGACTCATTCGGTGGTATTCCCGATCATCTGCGCGATACCGTTGGAATTAATCCTGAGGGTGTCCAGATGGCACGGGAATTCGGTAAATCCATCAGGCAGGTTGCTCCCAAAAAACTGTTGCTCCTCGGGCACACTGTCGCAAAACGATGTGAGATGACCGCCTGCTCAATACAGGAAGGGTTCTCTTCTTTAAATCAGACAAGGGTTCTCGGGTGTGAGCCTGAGATAAAAAGTCCTGTTGTCAACCTGGATAATCTCGTTAAACTGAGAAATGAATTCGGATGGCAGGGACTAATTCAACAATGGCTGCGATCCGAGCTGCCGGAGGATACTATCTGGAATCCCCGGAAGTATACAGACGAGGTAGTGGGTAAATTGCTGACGTACCCTACTGTTCAGCCCGGAGACCTGCTTGTTGTCGTTGCTCACGACATAACACTGTTCCCTTTAGTGTTCACCGTATTTGGAAAAAATGTCAAGGCCATAGAATTCCTTAACGGCATTGTTATCTCAGCGAATTCTGACAATGCTGAAATTCAGTTCAAAAATGCGGAGTATTCATTCAGAACGGAGCGTAGGATTTCATGA
- a CDS encoding class I SAM-dependent methyltransferase, whose product MQPAVSDPDWNEIWKERQRLQESSKLAGDPSHNWDKKENAERYDANARSEYDDRVQKTIASLPLSRDARVLDIGAGPGILALPLAPLVRDVTAVEPGAGMVEVLKKHAEQEGIRNIACVQKTWEEVDPTRDLSPLYDIVIASLSLTMHDIHEALAKMDAVAAGSVHLFWFADMPFWERMYADLWMPLHGRPYYPGPKADCLFGVLYQMGIFPDVTMMPMGKEYRFADRDGMIAFFCRRFGATTPVQKKVVEGYIGPMIRAEGHEVVISGMSTLAHVWWKKHQRR is encoded by the coding sequence ATGCAACCAGCGGTCTCTGACCCTGACTGGAACGAGATCTGGAAAGAGCGGCAGCGCCTGCAGGAGTCCTCGAAGCTTGCCGGTGATCCATCGCACAACTGGGACAAAAAAGAGAACGCGGAGCGCTACGATGCGAACGCACGGAGCGAGTACGATGACCGGGTGCAGAAGACGATTGCCTCCCTCCCGCTGTCCCGGGATGCCCGGGTGCTCGACATCGGGGCCGGCCCGGGGATCCTCGCCCTGCCCCTTGCCCCGCTCGTCCGCGATGTGACGGCGGTAGAGCCCGGCGCCGGGATGGTCGAAGTCTTAAAAAAGCACGCGGAACAGGAGGGGATCCGGAATATCGCGTGCGTGCAGAAGACCTGGGAGGAGGTCGATCCGACCCGGGACCTCTCGCCCCTGTATGACATCGTCATCGCCTCGCTCTCCCTGACCATGCACGACATCCACGAGGCGCTCGCAAAGATGGATGCCGTTGCCGCAGGCTCGGTCCACCTCTTCTGGTTTGCCGACATGCCGTTCTGGGAACGGATGTACGCCGATCTCTGGATGCCGCTGCACGGCCGTCCCTACTACCCGGGGCCGAAGGCCGACTGCCTCTTTGGAGTGCTGTACCAGATGGGGATCTTCCCGGACGTGACGATGATGCCGATGGGAAAGGAGTACCGGTTCGCGGACCGGGACGGGATGATAGCATTTTTCTGCCGGCGGTTCGGGGCGACAACACCGGTGCAGAAGAAAGTCGTGGAGGGATATATCGGCCCGATGATCCGTGCAGAGGGGCACGAGGTTGTTATCTCCGGGATGTCAACGCTGGCGCACGTGTGGTGGAAGAAACACCAGAGAAGGTAA